The Vanessa atalanta chromosome 2, ilVanAtal1.2, whole genome shotgun sequence genome has a segment encoding these proteins:
- the LOC125074022 gene encoding RNA-binding protein EWS-like isoform X1 produces the protein MDGPNRGFRGGGRGGPPGLRGRGGFDMRGRGGGPGMRGRGGPMRGGGPPRGGPRGFRGGPMRGGDRGGRFPPGPQGPGPHPVPTIESRGPPQRGGFNNNRGGPGGMRGRGGRGRGDFGPRNDRGGRGMPMRGRGGRGGHGPPPSGLPGGPGPGPHGPALSSGPNIPPRAVPAPHPVGAPQGGPPFKRGGGPLHGGPGGPPKRGRFEGPRGSNGGRPPPTGGYQQAAPSHNTQSSNGYGPPSHTGYQPYEQPAVDQYAPQSYNTSSSYQSNYSSQAPTQPNSGYNSSGYGSNYGYSTGGQGYENDGYGNNPGGGGDAGYGPAEPVYGGPAPAYDSYSQPSYNTYQQAQPQYNNNYGSW, from the exons ATGGATGGCCCTAATCGTGGATTTCGCGGTGGAGGACGCGGTGGTCCACCGGGTCTTCGAGGCCGTGGAGGCTTTGACATGCGTGGAAG gGGTGGTGGACCAGGAATGCGAGGTCGCGGCGGTCCTATGAGAGGTGGTGGTCCGCCACGTGGTGGACCGCGCGGATTTCGAGGAGGACCTATGCGTGGCGGCGATAGAGGAGGCCGGTTTCCACCTGGTCCCCAAGGTCCAGGACCTCATCCAGTACCAACAATTGAATCACGAGGTCCACCTCAAA ggGGAGGATTTAATAACAACCGAGGTGGTCCAGGAGGCATGAGAGGTAGAGGTGGCAGGGGCAGAGGAGACTTTGGACCTCGCAATGACAGAGGTGGACGAGGAATGCCCATGAGAG gGCGTGGAGGAAGAGGCGGCCACGGTCCACCACCAAGTGGGCTCCCTGGCGGTCCAGGTCCTGGACCTCATGGACCGGCACTATCTTCCGGGCCAAATATTCCACCACGAGCCGTTCCAGCTCCGCATCCCGTAGGTGCACCTCAAGGTGGACCACCGTTTAAACGCGGCGGTGGACCTCTTCACGGTGGGCCTGGTGGTCCGCCAAAACGTGGAAG ATTTGAAGGACCACGAGGGTCCAACGGTGGTCGACCTCCACCAACTGGTGGCTATCAGCAAGCAGCACCGTCACACAACACTCAATCCTCCAATGGCTACGGACCACCATC GCATACCGGGTATCAGCCGTATGAGCAGCCAGCGGTAGACCAATATGCCCCACAATCATATAATACTTCAAG TTCATATCAAAGCAACTATTCTTCACAAGCACCAACTCAACCTAACTCAGGCTACAATTCAAGTGGGTATGGTTCTAATTATGGATATTCAACTGGTGGCCAAGGATATGAAAATGATGGGTATgg CAATAACCCTGGTGGCGGAGGCGATGCAGGCTATGGGCCAGCTGAGCCTGTATATGGAGGTCCTGCACCAGCATATGATTCATACTCCCAGCCCTCTTACAACACCTACCAACAAGCGCAACCACAATATAATAACAACTATG GCAGTTGGTGA
- the LOC125074022 gene encoding RNA-binding protein EWS-like isoform X2 → MDGPNRGFRGGGRGGPPGLRGRGGFDMRGRGGGPGMRGRGGPMRGGGPPRGGPRGFRGGPMRGGDRGGRFPPGPQGPGPHPVPTIESRGPPQRGGFNNNRGGPGGMRGRGGRGRGDFGPRNDRGGRGMPMRGRGGRGGHGPPPSGLPGGPGPGPHGPALSSGPNIPPRAVPAPHPVGAPQGGPPFKRGGGPLHGGPGGPPKRGRFEGPRGSNGGRPPPTGGYQQAAPSHNTQSSNGYGPPSHTGYQPYEQPAVDQYAPQSYNTSSSYQSNYSSQAPTQPNSGYNSSGYGSNYGYSTGGQGYENDGYGNNPGGGGDAGYGPAEPVYGGPAPAYDSYSQPSYNTYQQAQPQYNNNYEKG, encoded by the exons ATGGATGGCCCTAATCGTGGATTTCGCGGTGGAGGACGCGGTGGTCCACCGGGTCTTCGAGGCCGTGGAGGCTTTGACATGCGTGGAAG gGGTGGTGGACCAGGAATGCGAGGTCGCGGCGGTCCTATGAGAGGTGGTGGTCCGCCACGTGGTGGACCGCGCGGATTTCGAGGAGGACCTATGCGTGGCGGCGATAGAGGAGGCCGGTTTCCACCTGGTCCCCAAGGTCCAGGACCTCATCCAGTACCAACAATTGAATCACGAGGTCCACCTCAAA ggGGAGGATTTAATAACAACCGAGGTGGTCCAGGAGGCATGAGAGGTAGAGGTGGCAGGGGCAGAGGAGACTTTGGACCTCGCAATGACAGAGGTGGACGAGGAATGCCCATGAGAG gGCGTGGAGGAAGAGGCGGCCACGGTCCACCACCAAGTGGGCTCCCTGGCGGTCCAGGTCCTGGACCTCATGGACCGGCACTATCTTCCGGGCCAAATATTCCACCACGAGCCGTTCCAGCTCCGCATCCCGTAGGTGCACCTCAAGGTGGACCACCGTTTAAACGCGGCGGTGGACCTCTTCACGGTGGGCCTGGTGGTCCGCCAAAACGTGGAAG ATTTGAAGGACCACGAGGGTCCAACGGTGGTCGACCTCCACCAACTGGTGGCTATCAGCAAGCAGCACCGTCACACAACACTCAATCCTCCAATGGCTACGGACCACCATC GCATACCGGGTATCAGCCGTATGAGCAGCCAGCGGTAGACCAATATGCCCCACAATCATATAATACTTCAAG TTCATATCAAAGCAACTATTCTTCACAAGCACCAACTCAACCTAACTCAGGCTACAATTCAAGTGGGTATGGTTCTAATTATGGATATTCAACTGGTGGCCAAGGATATGAAAATGATGGGTATgg CAATAACCCTGGTGGCGGAGGCGATGCAGGCTATGGGCCAGCTGAGCCTGTATATGGAGGTCCTGCACCAGCATATGATTCATACTCCCAGCCCTCTTACAACACCTACCAACAAGCGCAACCACAATATAATAACAACTATG
- the LOC125073172 gene encoding p53 and DNA damage-regulated protein 1 has translation MDDQGKTLKYLVAVEKLAEEIINDKREIIMLDKRRNQNREAIRDLSKSSQLKCWVTVGSILVKHNVESTITLLESDQKQLDVDINKLRSNLKVKVNSLRDLEMQPPVPGLMLVPISDKETEGLSKAGLFSCKS, from the coding sequence atggacGATCAAGGCAAGACTTTGAAATACCTCGTTGCAGTTGAAAAATTAGCagaagaaataattaatgacaAGCGCGAAATCATAATGTTAGATAAAAGAAGAAATCAGAACCGCGAAGCCATAAGAGATCTTTCAAAGTCTTCGCAATTAAAATGTTGGGTGACTGTTGGCTCTATACTTGTAAAACATAATGTCGAGAGCACAATAACATTATTAGAGTCTGATCAAAAACAGCTAGATgtagacattaataaattacgtaGTAACcttaaagtaaaagttaataGCTTAAGAGATTTGGAAATGCAGCCTCCAGTACCAGGTTTGATGTTAGTCCCAATTAGTGATAAGGAAACCGAAGGCTTATCAAAAGCTGGACTATTTTCATGTAAATCGTAA
- the LOC125074022 gene encoding RNA-binding protein EWS-like isoform X3 codes for MDGPNRGFRGGGRGGPPGLRGRGGFDMRGRGGGPGMRGRGGPMRGGGPPRGGPRGFRGGPMRGGDRGGRFPPGPQGPGPHPVPTIESRGGGFNNNRGGPGGMRGRGGRGRGDFGPRNDRGGRGMPMRGRGGRGGHGPPPSGLPGGPGPGPHGPALSSGPNIPPRAVPAPHPVGAPQGGPPFKRGGGPLHGGPGGPPKRGRFEGPRGSNGGRPPPTGGYQQAAPSHNTQSSNGYGPPSHTGYQPYEQPAVDQYAPQSYNTSSSYQSNYSSQAPTQPNSGYNSSGYGSNYGYSTGGQGYENDGYGNNPGGGGDAGYGPAEPVYGGPAPAYDSYSQPSYNTYQQAQPQYNNNYGSW; via the exons ATGGATGGCCCTAATCGTGGATTTCGCGGTGGAGGACGCGGTGGTCCACCGGGTCTTCGAGGCCGTGGAGGCTTTGACATGCGTGGAAG gGGTGGTGGACCAGGAATGCGAGGTCGCGGCGGTCCTATGAGAGGTGGTGGTCCGCCACGTGGTGGACCGCGCGGATTTCGAGGAGGACCTATGCGTGGCGGCGATAGAGGAGGCCGGTTTCCACCTGGTCCCCAAGGTCCAGGACCTCATCCAGTACCAACAATTGAATCACGAG ggGGAGGATTTAATAACAACCGAGGTGGTCCAGGAGGCATGAGAGGTAGAGGTGGCAGGGGCAGAGGAGACTTTGGACCTCGCAATGACAGAGGTGGACGAGGAATGCCCATGAGAG gGCGTGGAGGAAGAGGCGGCCACGGTCCACCACCAAGTGGGCTCCCTGGCGGTCCAGGTCCTGGACCTCATGGACCGGCACTATCTTCCGGGCCAAATATTCCACCACGAGCCGTTCCAGCTCCGCATCCCGTAGGTGCACCTCAAGGTGGACCACCGTTTAAACGCGGCGGTGGACCTCTTCACGGTGGGCCTGGTGGTCCGCCAAAACGTGGAAG ATTTGAAGGACCACGAGGGTCCAACGGTGGTCGACCTCCACCAACTGGTGGCTATCAGCAAGCAGCACCGTCACACAACACTCAATCCTCCAATGGCTACGGACCACCATC GCATACCGGGTATCAGCCGTATGAGCAGCCAGCGGTAGACCAATATGCCCCACAATCATATAATACTTCAAG TTCATATCAAAGCAACTATTCTTCACAAGCACCAACTCAACCTAACTCAGGCTACAATTCAAGTGGGTATGGTTCTAATTATGGATATTCAACTGGTGGCCAAGGATATGAAAATGATGGGTATgg CAATAACCCTGGTGGCGGAGGCGATGCAGGCTATGGGCCAGCTGAGCCTGTATATGGAGGTCCTGCACCAGCATATGATTCATACTCCCAGCCCTCTTACAACACCTACCAACAAGCGCAACCACAATATAATAACAACTATG GCAGTTGGTGA